From Triticum aestivum cultivar Chinese Spring chromosome 4A, IWGSC CS RefSeq v2.1, whole genome shotgun sequence, a single genomic window includes:
- the LOC123083772 gene encoding protein PIN-LIKES 6 translates to MMEMSLMEAMVSGGTGESILTSMKFAVLPIAKVFTLCFMGFLMATRYIGILDANGRKLLNGLVFSLLLPCLIFTQLGRAITVQKVLDWWYIPLNIVVGTVSGSLVGLLVALIVQPPHPYFKFTVVHIAIGKPYSASNSAWIHGSVRNNGNMPLVLIAALCRDPSNPFGDPEKCKQDGNAYVSFGQWVGAIILYSYVFQMLAPPPGETFDGSRVENPPPPALAAAPAPEQVRLLTSRASEQAPKCSKALEILHIFVEKFKLKRVFQPPVIASGGNDPMHLAPLGGNLVDGPGAGSKKLGLRTTAAIIIGRLVLVPPAGMCMVALADRLGFIPRGDTMFKFVLLLQHSMPTSVLSGAVANLRGCGEESAAVLFWMYVCAVFSVAGWMVLYIRMLF, encoded by the exons ATGATGGAGATGTCGCTGATGGAGGCGATGGTGAGCGGCGGCACCGGGGAGTCGATCCTGACGTCGATGAAGTTTGCCGTGCTGCCGATCGCCAAGGTGTTCACATTGTGCTTCATGGGCTTCCTCATGGCCACCAGGTACATCGGCATCCTCGACGCCAACGGCCGCAAGCTTCTCAACGGG CTAGTGTTTTCCCTACTACTTCCATGCCTTATATTCACTCAGCTTGGACGAGCAATTACAGTGCAGAAAGTGTTAGACTG GTGGTACATTCCTTTAAATATTGTTGTGGGGACAGTGTCTGGTTCTCTAGTAGGCCTTCTTGTGGCGTTGATTGTGCAGCCGCCACATCCATATTTCAAGTTCACCGTTGTCCACATCGCTATAGGCAAGCCATATTCTGCCAGCAATTCAGCATGGATCCATGGTTCCGTAC gtAACAATGGAAACATGCCTCTCGTCCTGATCGCCGCTCTCTGTCGAGACCCATCGAACCCGTTTGGGGATCCTGAGAAATGCAAGCAGGACGGCAACGCCTACGTCTCTTTTGGGCAATGG GTCGGGGCGATTATCTTGTACAGCTACGTGTTTCAGATGCTTGCGCCGCCGCCTGGTGAAACCTTCGATGGAAGCAGAGTGGAGAATCCCCCTCCCCCAGCCCTGGCTGCTGCACCTGCACCTGAACAAGTTCGCCTGCTAACCTCGCGTGCATCTGAACAAGCTCCCAAGTGCTCAAAA GCACTGGAAATTCTGCACATCTTTGTTGAGAAATTTAAGCTGAAGCGAGTGTTTCAACCACCGGTGATTGCATCG gggggcaatgatCCCATGCATCTTGCTCCCCTCGGAGGCAATCTCGTCGATG GTCCGGGTGCGGGCAGCAAGAAGCTGGGACTGAGGACGACGGCGGCGATCATCATCGGGCGGCTGGTGCTGGTCCCACCGGCGGGGATGTGCATGGTGGCCCTGGCGGACAGGCTGGGGTTCATCCCGAGGGGTGACACCATGTTCAAGTTCGTCCTCCTCCTGCAGCACTCCATGCCTACCTCGGTGCTCTCCG GGGCCGTCGCCAATCTGCGCGGGTGCGGGGAGGAGTCGGCGGCGGTGCTCTTCTGGATGTACGTTTGCGCCGTCTTCTCCGTCGCCGGGTGGATGGTGCTCTACATCAGGATGCTCTTCTGA